GAACTAACTGTATGGCATTGCTAAAACCAACTAATCTTCTTGGTTGTATGAAATGTTATGCTCATTTGCTTTGTTTTTCTATCATTCTTTGTAATAGGGATAATAGACCTAAAATGTCATCCCAAAGACGTGCCTAATCTAGCAAAAACTTGCAGCAATTTCATAGTCAGAAGCAGAATTTATAAAAGCTATGGATTGTACTAATGTATTTGTTTTATGATAAGCACAACTAAgaacatcatattattattttacatgCAGAGTTATAAGCTGAATAAGTAATCAAACAACTAAAACAccaaaaaggaaaggaaaaaaagaaagaaaaaaaaaaactacacagAGAGACTAAAGGAACATAATCCACCCATTTTCATAATGAAGACAAGCAAGGTGCTTGAATTGCATTATTGCTTAGGGTTGGGAGTAAGACATGGAAATGAAGGGATAGATTGTAAAATCAACTTTCGGCTGCTTCTTTGTCCCATGCCGCCTGAGTGTGGCGGCGAAACCCTCTTGCTGTTTGGTGAGCAAGATTTCACGCCACTAATTGGTGAACCGTTGTTGTCTTCTAGAATCGAGGGCATCTCATCTTCACCAACAGTTTGAAGTTGCTTATCAAGCTTATTTCCACCGCCAATCTTGAAAGGATTCAACTTTCCAAATCTTTGGGAGGATGAGGATGACCCAATTGCAAGAAAAGCCCGTGGTGGTTTGCCCTTCGAGGAAGTCGTCAAAGGAACAGACTGCCTGGTgtaacaaaagtatatatatgactTAAAAATAATTCGTTGGTCAAATGATAGTTATGTATATAATTCACCAATGAGCTCTTGATCTAGGAGGTCCCAGGATCGAACCAAGGCATTGGAGTTTCATCGCTAGTTTGGGTTGCCACTTTGCAGTTGTTAAATTGCCTTGATGAACTTTGCCgttcaacaaaaagttatttAACATAAGGTAAACGTTTTTTTAACCTAACTCAACGCATTCAAAGTCTACTCATTATATACATGACCCACTTTCTCCCATCTGCAAACCCACCCAGCCCACTCATTTTGACATCTCTAATTGAAAACCAATAGGTTACTCCAATAAGATAGGTTTTTGGGACATGGTTCAATACTTTGGCATGCCTTGTTTTAAACCACACATGTGCTGATAATCCATAAAAACGTAAACTACATAACATGTCAAGTAGTATACCTGCCAAAACGTGAAGGTGTTGCAGGAGTTGCAGAAATTAGATCTGCCTCATTATGCAATACCATCTGTAAGTTTCCATCAGTTCCGTTCCCTTCACACTCATCCACTGCATTGACATCTGGATCCATTTCGAAACCTATAAAACCAGAGCCTATATTAAACCTATCATAAACAATTTCAAAAGAGTAAAACATCTATAAAAATGCATAAACTTCATCAATACCACACATGATTATATGATAATTACTCCCactatttacacaaaatgaacacttACCATCCTTGCGACCAAATGTATTCTTACACCCTTCACATCTACAGTTAATGGAGCATCCAACACCACCCTTTACAAAGAAAACCATATAAACATTATTAGAGAATTGCACAACACGGCAATTTCGACCCATTCATTTATGACTGGATCAGTTTGGGTTATTTTATACCTCTACCAGGTCTCAGTAGTAGGATCAATATAATTGGCTATATAAGAAACAACTCATTAGTCAAAACGAGTAAATGGTCGCCATAAGTTACCTTTGATGCTTAACTTCTCAAAACCATATTATTCAAGGACCACATGAGATACAAATTTTGTATTCATATTGGATAcaccatatattttataatcacTTCAAAAGTACTTAGACAATATCGTTTCGGGTCAATCCAACTCGACCCAGCCCAACTGACTCAGTCAATTTGCCACCTCTACGTAGCACTAGCACCACCGAAGGTAAAgcaaagagagaaaaaaaccTGAAAGCATTCACAGTACTTCTTCAAACAACCAGATTTTTTGCAATTGCATCCTCTTTTATGCCTAGCTGAAGCTGGAGTATTACTAGATTCATCCTGTgtgaagaaaaagaataattatataaatgatttggCTATCAGAAAACtttcaaattcaaaacttttaagtgtgaacaaaccTCTTGCATGGAATCAGTCGTTTTAATCACTTTAGGAGCAAATGCAAGAGGGTTGCGGGATTCAATCTGCTTGCGAGTTGCAAGCACTGTATCTTCATGTATCGGTTTGTTAAAACAATCATGGCATGAGCATGGTTCCACACAGTAGACACCAGCGGCGAAGCATTCACAGTAACTGAAATAACATCCACGAGTCAATATCAGATGTACATTGCAAGACATACTATATTGTCATTtcggtatatatattttctattacGTCCCATGAAAACTGCAACTATCATGGGGAATCTAAAATATTCAGAgttaaaacattgaaaaattaaacaaaattatcAATAATAGTCCTAAAAATACAAGTACTTTGTCTAAAAACAATGCAAACAGCAAATACGTCTATAAAGTAGCATAACTTAGTCATAACTTACAGCTTCAAGCACTTTGATTTCTTACAGTTACAGCGCTTGCAAGCTTCGGCTTCTCCAGCTTCTCTACGCCTGTAATTTAACCAAAACGTCAAACAGAGTATATGGCAATTAACCAATGTGATAGCTTGTTATATAAGATTGAAACTTAGTATCAAATAATCAGCTCTAGTAAAAGGTGGTGCCACTTCAGCAACGTGATCAATTCTAAGTTAAAAGGCAGGTTTGTTGTAGCTGCTATTAAAGTGGTTAACCTGAACATATTATTAAGTTGTTACTTCAAGAATAAATGGTTTCTAATAGGGTTAAGTATCTGGAAGTGTAAGTAACTTGtacattttttctattgtgtgaatgtaactttcatttggttcattgtatgcaactaacccgctaaatttgaacgattaatgtaaaactttaaggttgaccaatcaaaaacttctacgtggcagctcatatggtgtgccacgtatacactttcacattaatcgttcaatttgacgggttgattacatacaatgaaccaaatgaaagttacattcacataatagaaaaaatgtaaaagttacttacattcCCAGATACTAAACCCTTTCTAATATGatcataaaacattaaaaccaTTTCATTTAAGGGGCTTTCGAGCTGATTCCTTTAAAACAAATCTGAAAGACATTACCCCATTACCTCGTATCAACCCTTTTTACATGGTACTCGGAAAAAAAGGTTCAACACTATAAAGTTTCAATTAACTTGCCTTTTCTTTCTCGggctagtttgactttgacttaaaTCTTCACTGATTCCAAATCCGAGTGTTTGGGAAGCATCTTCTGCAACTGAGACTCCATTTTGACAAAGCCCAGTATCATTCTCCATAGAGGATGCATCAGACATTCTTGTAATATTATCTTGGCCAGAAACCATGGAACCATAAACACCAGGAGAAGGTGCTATTGTAAGTTGTCTACCCGAACCCAAGCTCTCATGCTTAACAGTTTTGTGATCAACTAAATTCGAAGCAATAGCATTTAAATGTAAACCAATTCCAGGTAAAATACATCGAGAGGAATCATTTCCAGTCCTTAATGGAAGTAAATGGTTATCGTTGGGAAGAATAGTTTCGTTGTTTTCTGATAAATTTAGTGAACCACCACTTGAGACATCTTCAAAGTGCTTCCTTCGAGATCCTGTCATCTCAAACACTAGACACCGTCTTCTCATGCCACGATATAAATTTGATCCGCCctataaatatacaaacaaaaagtcaaaattcacATATTGATATGAACTTTTAACACtacatgaatatatatttgtttgactGTTTTTTAGTTCTAGCAGATACCGTTCATAAAATCATGGAGTGATTTCACTTATCCCTCCTTCCCCAAGACAGTCCTCTATTTGTAAAATTGACATTCTAAAAAACTTCACCAAGTCGAACTTGACACTAATTACTAGCATACCTTAACTAACAAATGTATAACATGTCATTTTTCGCAGATCCccaatttgtaaatttttttttagaacagcgaaAGGCCGGACCACGGGTATTGGACTGAATACCGTGGTTCAACTCGCTCGCCAAGAATATTAGCTAGAAGCAACGCTCGAGATGGGATTCGAACATGTGACCCGTGCTACAACATCCGGGGTGTCCAACCACTGCGCTAGCGAGTGAAGGACTCCccaatttgtatttatataaattttggaaTAATAGACCAAAAAACCATTATTTAAAGGTCAACTAGTACCATACCAAGAACACCTGTTTTGGCACAAACTCGTCTAGACTCATTAAccaacccgcccattttgccgcCTACATACATAGTGCATGTACTAGATAATTGTTTCCCTTCTTTGAGTGCTCACCTCATTATCCGTACCCTCAGCTGGCTCTCCAGCATCATTATTGTTTACAGAAGTACTAGCATCCGTTACATGGTTTTCATGCACCTCAAGACCTTCACTCTTTTCTAAAGAATTATCAACATTAGCTTCGGGTTTCACATTCTCAACCAACATATTAAAACTAGTATGATCTAATGTGCTTTGACCAGGACCCTTATAGGGCACTGTATCACTAGGTGACTCGAAATTGAGCAACTCCGAAGCATCTATCAAACTGTCCCAATCACATTCACATCCTGCTTCATCTTTACCATGATGGAGTGCATCTATCCCTTCAACTTCTGTTTCAATTCTCAACGGGCCATGTGTAAAACCATTATTGATATATTGAATGGTTGACACTGATGAGCCCACCATTTTTAGCGTACTCATGGAGTTGGGACTGGCAGCATCAAAACTCAGTTTTCTTGATTCGAAATTTGAGCAGCCATTTAGTGATACAACGGAAGTTTCCCTAATAGAATTAATGGAAACAAAATTTGTATGCTGCTTTGATGAGTTTTGAGCAGTGTTTATATCCACTTCACTGGTTTCAGCTTTATTTGTATCCTCGGAAGTGAGCTCTGGTTTTGACTGGTCAGAAAACTGATGCctgaaaaagtcaaaattttaacattaaaaacAATGTTCAACACTAGAGAGTTAAACGAAATAGATCTACTGTATCATCAATCTTCTACAAACATAAGAGGTCTCTGGTTGTCCCGAAACACAAGTCGTCCAATTTTACAGATATATACGTAACTAATGAGTACACATTACAAAACTTTGTTACAACAACATTCAATTCCCTTTTTTGTGGCTGAAATCAACATAGAAGGTTGCATTGTTGCAACACACCTTGAACGACTTTCGACCAATTTAAGGCAGTTCCTTTGAAAATTAGCACATTTTACCCATTACAAATAGAACAAAACCAAAATCAACCATTCTGAAGTAAATCGATCGAATTTTCCAAagcaaacaaacataaatatgatTAGTCTCATTACCTTCTAAGGAACTTAGAATCTTTGAGTGAACTGACATGAGGCGAAGTGAAAACAGTTGGAAGGGATGCAAAGCTCAGAGAGCCAAATGTCTGAGTAAAGTGCATCGATTTAACCGGCTTTATTGGCGAAAGGCTGTTGATATAATTGAACACCGGAGAGTCCTgcaaagaaacaacaaaatgaTTCAATAACATTACAAATATCAAACCTATACATTATTATTACAACAACTAATTATGATTCATTATAGTCAAAAAAATACTTCAGATTTGAACATTGAATCGACATTTAAGActaaactttaattaaaaattaaaatttctatCTTCCAAAACACCAAAAAGCAATCAATTATTGAATTATTAAcccagaaaaagaagaagaaaacaaaatccCAAATCATGCACAAATTTAGTACAAACATTATCTGAAGCTGCATACATCTACAGATCTTGGGAACAAAACATTAGACAAAAACATCATTAACAAtaattcagaaaaaaaaaaccctaatcctaAAAAACAAGTAGATCCCTCACTAGTGACACTCAAATAGTCAATTTACAataaaaaccccaaaaaaaCAAGCAcccataaaataaaattaacaaacaaCGACAGCAACAAAAACCCAACTTCATTAAACTAATTTAGCCCAAAATCCTTAATTTCCCCAAAAaagatcatcaaaaatcaaaacttgatcCCAGCCCTAttctcaaaatcaaaaacccagaaaaacccatcaaaaatttcaattaaacactaaaaaaacatcaaattagcaagattaaaccctaatttacaaaaatgattaaaaaaaattaaaaatgaatgaaaaactTAACCTCAAATCTAGAAAGTGGATTAGCTATCTGGGTTCTTTCAGGAGTATCCATTACAATAGaacccttttctttttcttcatccatttttcttcttccaattattttcactcttttttttttttctaactaatttatttttttatttttttgtgtggCTAAAAAGATATAATAGAATGTAGAAACAGTAGTAAAGAATAGAAAAGATAGATTAGATTTAAGAAGGGGCGGGAAGGGCGggaacaaaagaaaaaattattttattttatttatttttgttttttgttgtatataaaaaaagataaaagaaaccccacaaaaatataatacgcactctctcacacacacagaCCACGCCAACAAGAtaaagaaaagatattttataaaacaaatgtgCGGTAAAAAGTTAAAGGTAACGTACTCTAATCATGATGGTTTCTACTTAAGCTTGTGTGtcagttttttatatattttttataataataattttagttACATATTGGTAGtaaatgttttgattatcactaTTAATCAACATAATCAGAACTTACTTATAAAACACGAGCATGGTATCTGCACAATGCGACGACGGCATGGTAGCGGTGACAGATGGAGATGGTGaattggtgatggtgatggcaGCGTTAGATGATGTAGGTAATTAATTCAGATgtgtttgatttaaaaagtgtagtagagatattttatggTGTAATTTAATGTTATGAGTTTGTACTGATTTGattcattaagggtagtttGGTCAATTTACAGTTCCCATGtattttaaactttcaacacaagtgtataatttatatataataatatagataatttaGGCATAATAAGGATTATTAGAATAAGATTAGAAAGACAACCATTGAAAACATAGTTGGTTTAGTTGAAAAACTcattctttttgaaaaaaaaaagtcatcaatCCTTATTTACCGTAAAATGGGAGAGTTTTTTCTTGTCTATTTCTAACGAAGTAAAACTGTAAATATCTCAAATCATTCATATATCGTAGAAAATAAGATTTATTACTATAAAAGTTGTTCTTGTACCTTTAACTGCTGAAGTTTACATCTTTTATATTTGGTAAAAAACAGGATtgattaactattattttttaccCATGTTACAACTCCTTATGCCTTTTTGTTTACgtgattaattttttaatgttaacTTGTATTTTTGTTTAGATAATCTACTTGGTTTCTTGTGTCTGTCCTCTAATGCATTGACTCTAAGACATAATATTCTAATTAGTACTTACTAAATTAATCTTTACCTTGGTACAACTTTCATTGtctataagttttatttttttacttggtTTTTTGGTACTTGCTTTTATTTGTCGGGGGTATTTTTTATTTGAGGTAATGATTTCAATTTTGGGTGAAGTAAGTTTCATGTGACcataattttgaaattattattattagattagttataattatttgcataaaaaaacatataagcgtcatttttttttttgaacagtatAAGCGTCATTTGTTGAACATGAAACTTGTGACTTTATATTACAATTCATTACATGTAAGAtttatttagtattttattttttattttttttcctttttaaaataacattttttaccTTGGAAATAAGATATTTAATTTtgaacttttcaaaaaaaaaagatatttaattttgagaaatctcatttgttcaaaaaaaagagATGACATTACCAATCCAAATCAGCATGATTGATGATCCTGCCTGTGTTGTTAATATGATTGGTGTgagaaaacaataatttaaattttccttgaaacatttgtttttttcaaaagatgataaacataacaaacatatacataatacGTACCTTTTTCCATTTCATGTGCAAGTCATTTACGATGAGCATTGTGTTACCATGTTATAAATACGTACAATACACATACTCAGGTTCATGAATATTATATCGAATCATAATGGCGGTCTTGTGGGGTGTTTAGGCTTTAGACATGAAATCTATGTTATATTTCTTACCACGATGAGGAAATTTCACCGTATCTTGCATCCATGGTAATATCTATACATGTAACTAAGACGTGACTATAACTATTATGTATGAAGGTTTGATGGAACATACAAAAATGATATGATGAACCATTTAACTTGATAACAAAAGTGTACATTTAAAGTCTTCTATTCGTCCCATAAAAGTGTAATATCTACTTTATAGAGAATCTctcatattaatattatttatttgacctttattattattatttatttatggatACAAGTAAAATGGCTTTAATGTTTAATTAACAATTACGAGATTTGATTATTTTGGTGCTACTAAATGGTTCTTTATTCACCtatttgtatttctttttaatttgttatgtgGATATTTTGCATTTGTTGGATTCTATATATATGTCGATGGCAACAACAAAACTACGAAAAATACTATCAAGATTTTGACATTTTCTTCTTGTTAATTGAATTaacaaataatcaaaattatgtgattgattgttaatttgttatagaCAAATAGTTAGAGTTAGTGACCCACATGAcggatatatataaatataaatacatataaatcatGCACTGTTTTTATACATGAGTCAGAACTCACAAGTTTGTTATGAAGTACTAAAAATTTGGGATTGACCGAGAATATGTTTGTAACAAAGTACTGCGTCAATATTGGGTCAAGTTAgcatttaaaagtttaaagtaaAATCAATGAgaaaaaacttattaaaaaaatattatttgtaaAATATAGTTATAATAATCTTTATAGGTTTATGATTTGTTTGTAGTAAATTAACTTTTTGGCCAAATAacaatattataattatgattacATAAGTCACATTACATGTttcggaaaaaaaataatcactaCAACCAATTAGTcaattttatatactttattctATACAATATAAATGTGTACAAAATGTCTACATCAATAAGTACGTATAAATTTATGCACACTTTTAAAATCACCcgtgaaaaaatatttttatagtGCGTGGGAATCACCCGCGAAAAAAATGATCTTTACATTTAAAAGCACGTACAAATCTGATattgtacacacttattagtgtgtaAAAGTTTTCATCgcatttttaaatgtgaaacttgtaaatttttttgcactttttagtgtagactatttgtacacatttttaagtgcgaACAACTTAGCAAGTTTTTTTGCAATTATAAAAAATAGTGCGTACAAACGACAAATTTTTTTTGGTAGTGAATTGAACTTTTTATAACTTAAGATTGACGTAAAATAtcactatttatgtttataataatataaccaaTCATCGATAAATGGTTGATACATGAGGAGCATTAAACTTAAATGTCCTATTTAGATCTTGGTGCTTTGAGTTCAAATATTAGGTTCAAATAGTGGTGTTTTAAGTTCAAATCTTGGTGTTTTGAGTTTAAACAATAATAGTATGTATCAAAATTACAAGACTTTACATCTTAAGAATGGGTTATTTGAGTTGAATGTATAGATAAAAGAGTTGTAGACCCTACAAAAAATTAAGCGAAGTAAAAAGgaaaattaaaacaatttttttaccaacagaaaattaacaaaaagatagattacttaaaaaatatttaatttctttCGTTTACATAATAGAGTTGTAGTATCCACTTTATTCACTATCTTAATTTGTTGCTAATATTTTGTATTTGACCTTCATCgttgtttattattataaaatttgataCAATACATGTAAGATTTCCTTGTTGTGTTATCTTTTGTATTTCTCTTAATTTTGTCATATAGATCGACTACTTGTATATGTTCATACTCTACCTACATGCATGTGTACGCCAATGTGGTcagtaaaaaataaacaaatttctTTTTTGACTTTTCTTCTTGGACCCAAAAACTAAAGCATTCacttttgtatttgtattcTCAAGCTCTCAACCTACTACAAGAACCACTTCAACATATCTAAAGCCTTAGgattatagtatatataaagcaaatttcTTCTTTAAGTATCACATGTACGTAATAACTCTACAAAAGAAGTAAAGAACTTGGAATACTATCTAAACTCGTTCATCAcaaaaacatcttttatttttgaGCAATTTACGTCGAAAAGCTGCCAATTGACGTCTAGCCGATTTGCTAGAGGAGAAAGGAAAATTGTACTTTGAGCAGAAGAAAAAAAGTTGCTACATGAAGAAATAAAGCAAGAACACCCATATGCCTAATTGTTTTTTGCAATGTCTATAGATGAAAATCAAGACATAGTAGGTACATACATATGAAGTCAACATTTGGTGAGGAAAAAAGAGATGTTTCCAATATTTAAAGTATACCAACTTATgatatttatgaaaatgttgacatgaatcataaatcaatatataaatgtaacaaCCACATTAAATACTCAACCTAACGACGGATATGATGTAATGGTCACATTTTAAAGCTTGATAAAATTAACCTTTTATCAAATTAACCGACTGTGGATCAGAGTATAACCTAAGCCCATCTAATCGAAATCGACTCTATCCAATTCCGTGGATCATTTCAACCATTTACAAACACGTTCTTGAGATAGGAGGCGCATGAAACAATATCGAGATAAACATTTGATAAGATATTCGATCAATTGTATACTGTTATTAAAATGATTAAGTACCGTGGAATATAACTAACTATAACAAAATGTTTATAGTATAAACAAACTAAGGTTTTGAACATTGTATGTTAACAACTTGATAAATTGTTAATATACGTAGCAACCCATTTGAGCCGTCACGTGTaggtttttgattggtcggctCGTGATTTGAACATATATTTTTACTATGTTCTTAACACACAATATCCAATCTGATAGTTAGTTCTCATTATAGACATTTAATCATAGTTACATTTCGCCGCATTTAACctctattaaaaaaaaggaagtaTAAGATAAAGAATTATTCTATTAAAAGTACATTAGACCATCTCAAATGCCAATTGTTCGATTTGGCCCCAACTCACCGAGATCTTGGATTGTTTGCGTTGGAGCATCCAACATGTTTGGCGAATTTACTGAGCTTGATTATGGCTAGAATGTGAGGATCGAACTTTACAACAATAAGGATTGTAGTCTAGTTCATGTTTAACTCAAATACTAGACAAATATGATTAGTTAACAGTTTTCTTATTTGTGTTCGCTAGTTATGTGTTTAGATAATTAGTGAAATCTTAAATGTAGTCTAACATGTCTTGGCTAGTCTATATAAACCGAGTTAGGGTTAAGGATTATATACACCGAATATTGGAGATTTGAGTTAGTTTCTTCAATAAAACTTTTAGCGTGCTTTGGCTATATACTTTTGTGTTCGATGATCATTGATTCGTGTCTTTAGCGCAAATTAACTTGTTTGGTGAGCAGGGCAAGCTTGGGAGGCatgtttatctattttatattctCAAAAACTCTAAAAATGAACTACCATTTTAACCACAAAAATCCTAAAACTTTATATACAGAGTacattttagtattttacaattccattcaacaacaaaatttcATACTAATGGATTCCAAGCTGAAGATCTAGAAATGCTTAATTAAATGTTTTCTGATGTTGAATTTGTGGGAATTTGGCAACAAGTTTTAACACTGGAAGGTCTAGGAGGCTTATCGAGAGTGATCCTGAAGGGCGTTTGCCATGCTAATGAAAtgtgtttgtttcttttatttaatattgtttGTACAACCAATCCGGTCTCCTAGAACGTTTGAATGGGGTTTGAATGTGACTGTAATCTGGCGATTCCCTTGCGGTAAGGTTAGACCTTTTGTACGCCAAATATTTGTGTGTGTTGTATGATGATTTAATCGATTACTTCTTCCCCTATTTATAGGGGTTTCGTGACTTATTCCCAAAGTAGGGTTTTAAAAGTAAGATATATCGTTTCCGAGAATATGGGATATGATATTATCTCCTCCATTAAATGCGAGGTTTGGTGATAAGCAcatatcttttctttatttatcaaAGGTTGAGTTATACTGGGCGTACCCTGCATGTCAGCGGCTGGGTGGGtacgtcatcaagccccccagtctaaTGGGTGATTCTGCGAAGGTCATCATATTAGATTCCTAGCCTTACTCTACCCCTGTGTCCTTTCTGTCAACATGTGCAGAGCATAGGGgcttttatgaaaattgttGTAGCAGGTTTGTGATATTAATTTCGTTGAGATAGTAGGAGCGTATCCCTATATTTCGAAATTAATCGACGGCTACCCCCTTTTTACTTCATATAAATATCTCTCTCTTGGTCAAACATACACAAACTTCTATTATTATGATAAGAGATCCACCGCTAGTGATAGAATCGTCTTTGCGCCAAAAATAAGGTACAATCTCtgctttttttttctcctttgttTAATAAACCCTG
The sequence above is drawn from the Erigeron canadensis isolate Cc75 chromosome 4, C_canadensis_v1, whole genome shotgun sequence genome and encodes:
- the LOC122596495 gene encoding protein tesmin/TSO1-like CXC 2 encodes the protein MDEEKEKGSIVMDTPERTQIANPLSRFEDSPVFNYINSLSPIKPVKSMHFTQTFGSLSFASLPTVFTSPHVSSLKDSKFLRRHQFSDQSKPELTSEDTNKAETSEVDINTAQNSSKQHTNFVSINSIRETSVVSLNGCSNFESRKLSFDAASPNSMSTLKMVGSSVSTIQYINNGFTHGPLRIETEVEGIDALHHGKDEAGCECDWDSLIDASELLNFESPSDTVPYKGPGQSTLDHTSFNMLVENVKPEANVDNSLEKSEGLEVHENHVTDASTSVNNNDAGEPAEGTDNEGGSNLYRGMRRRCLVFEMTGSRRKHFEDVSSGGSLNLSENNETILPNDNHLLPLRTGNDSSRCILPGIGLHLNAIASNLVDHKTVKHESLGSGRQLTIAPSPGVYGSMVSGQDNITRMSDASSMENDTGLCQNGVSVAEDASQTLGFGISEDLSQSQTSPRKKRRREAGEAEACKRCNCKKSKCLKLYCECFAAGVYCVEPCSCHDCFNKPIHEDTVLATRKQIESRNPLAFAPKVIKTTDSMQEDESSNTPASARHKRGCNCKKSGCLKKYCECFQGGVGCSINCRCEGCKNTFGRKDGFEMDPDVNAVDECEGNGTDGNLQMVLHNEADLISATPATPSRFGRQSVPLTTSSKGKPPRAFLAIGSSSSSQRFGKLNPFKIGGGNKLDKQLQTVGEDEMPSILEDNNGSPISGVKSCSPNSKRVSPPHSGGMGQRSSRKLILQSIPSFPCLTPNPKQ